AAACAACAAAAAACCGCCTAATTTTATCTAAATTGAGCGGTTTTTGTATTAAAATGAGGCTTTTTCAGCGAAAAAGCGACTCTTAGTTTTCTTCTGTAGTTGCTACTTCTTTTTCCAATACTACTTTACCTCTGTAATAAAGTTTTCCTTCATGCCAGTGAGCTCTGTGGTAAAGGTGAAGTTCACCAGTTGTTGCATCTTTAGCTAATTGAGGAACTACTGCTTTATAATGAGTTCTTCTCTTATCTCTTCTTGTGGACGACTGTCTTCTCTTAGGATGTGCCATTTTGAATAACTTTTTTAATTGATGAGCGATGAGATTCATCATCTCATCATATTTAAATTATTTTATTTAATTATTGTCTTTTAATTTTCTTAAGGCGTCCCATCTCGGATCGCTCTCATGTTCCTCTTCTTCGGACTCTTCAATATCTTTTGGACTGAACCTGTTCAGGATTTCCAGATCTTCATCGGTTACATTCGGTGAAATTTTTTTCATTGGTATGGAAAGCTGTACATTTTCATAAATCAGCTGAGCTACGTTGAATGCATGATCTGAGGCCGGTATAGTAATAACCTCTTCATTACTGTCATCATATTCCTCACCAAAATTGATCAAAATCTTAATCTCATGTTCCACAGGATAGTTGAATTCATCATTTGTGATATCACAAATAAGTTCCACAGTTCCGTGTATTTTGATCTCAAATTCTAAAAAAGTAGTATGCTTTTCAAGAAAAACATCTGCTGTTATTTTAGGATTTGTAAATTCCTGTTCAGTGTCAAATAATTGAAAGAACGCATTATCTATCTCAAATTTGAACACGTGCTTCCCGTTTTTGAGTCCGGAAAAGCTTACGTCATAGTTTCTTAACTTGTCCATAAAATGAGTGTGCAAAAATATGCAAATTTTTTATAATTACAAATAAAATACATAACAAATTAATTTAAAATTTGTTTTTAATAATTATATTTCGGGTTCATCAGGCAGATCTTCATCCACTCCGTTGTCAACAGCCATTTTTCTAGGCTGCATCCTGTTGGTCATCAGATCGTTATATTCGGTTCTGTTCCTGAAAATCTTGATAGCCGTGAAGATGGCTTCAGTAAAACTCTGCGCATCAGCTATGTTTTTCCCCGCAATATCATATGCCACTCCATGGTCCGGGGAGGTTCTGATAAATGGAAGTCCGGCTGTATAATTTACTCCTTCTTCATAAGCCAGTGTTTTGAACGGAGCCAGGCCCTGATCATGGTACATTGCTAACACAGCGTCAAAATTCCTGTATTTGCCCGGCTGGAAGAAACTGTCTGCGGGATAAGGCCCGAAAGCCAGAATTCCATTGTCTGAAAGCTCTTTTATGGCTGGTTCTATGATCTCGATTTCTTCCTTTCCGATCACTCCGCCATCTCCTGCATGAGGGTTTAATCCCAGCACTGCAATCTTCGGCTTCTGTACACAGAAATCTTCGATCAGCGTTTGGTTTAAAGCTCTGATCTGTTTTTTTATTTTTTCTTTGGAAATGTTTTCTGCAACACTGGCAATTGGAATGTGGTGGGTAGAAACAGCTACTTTCAGGTCTTCCGTAACCAGGAACATAAGCCCTTTTTTACTGAATTTTTCTTCAAAATACCCAGTATGTCCGGCATGTTTAAAGCCCATCTTTACCATTTCATCCTTATTGATAGGTGCGGTAACAAGAACATCAATGTCCCCTTTCATCAGGGCTTCCGTAGCCAGTTCAAGGGAATCAATGGCCATTTTGGTAGATTCTTCTGTGGGAACTCCCAATTCTACGTTCACATTTTCCTTGGTAAGGTTCACCATATTGAGTTTTCCTGCCTGAGCCTGTGATGCTTCATTGACGTAGTTGAAATTCAGATTCAGCTTGAAAATATTTTTCTGAAAGGTAAATAACTTTCCCGAGCCAAAAATCACCGGAGTGAAAAAATCCGTAATGGTTTTATCACTCAGGGACTTCATGATGATCTCCGGACCAATACCGTTAAAATCACCTATTGAAATTCCTACTCGCACTTTATGGTTTTTTGGGCTCATTTTGATTATCTTTGAAGATTATAATTTACAAATTTAGCAAAAAATAATATGTTCACAGGAATTATTGAAGCAGTTGGCGTTATTGAAAAGATTGAAGAAAAAGGAAGCAACATAGATTTCACATTAACATGCCCTTTTACGAATGAGCTGAAAATAGACCAAAGTCTTGCCCATAACGGGTGCTGCCTTACAGTTGTTGAAATTAAAGGAGATCAATATGTGGTAACGGCAATCAACGAAACCCTGGAAAAGACCAATCTTGGAAAATGGGAGACAGGTACTGTGATAAATCTTGAAAGATGCATGAAGATGGATGGAAGATTAGACGGACATATTGTGCAGGGCCATGTTGACAAGACAGGTGAAGTAACAGGAATTGAAAATAAAGACGGAAGCTTTTTTATTACTATCAGATACGAAGACAACGGTAATTTTGTAACGGTTCCGCAAGGTTCTATTACGGTGAACGGTATAAGCCTTACTGTGGCAAAAAGTGAAGATACGCAGTTTTCTGTAGCCATTATCCCGTATACCTGGGAATTTACGAATATGCAGCATCTGAAAATCGGAGATAAAGTTAATTTAGAATTTGACATCATTGGTAAGTATATTGCTAGGTTAATTAAAAAATAGGATGCCAATAAATAAATACAAAGGATACAGTTTAAGGAACCGGGTGTTTTTCGGGTTTCTGCTTGTATGTTTTTTAAGTGTTGTGGCTACATCGCTGGTTCCCTATTTTGTATTAAGGAATAATTCCCTGCAGCAGAGCAATATTGACATGCAGGAGAAAACCAACGCGGTGATGAGATATCTGGATTATGCAGTAAGCCGGACTCTTGTTGAAACAAAAGACCTGCCCCAGGTTCTGGGAAACAAGATCTTCGAGATAGCAGATATCAACCAGCATGATATTGTCATCTACGATCTGAAGGGAAATTACCTTCTTTCCAATAATGAAAGCCTTATTGACCAGAAAACAATCCCGATTAATATTGTTAATAAAATTCTCTCCACAGATTCCAGGGTAGATATTAAAGGCTACGACAAAACGAAAGATGCAGGCCGTACCTCGTCTTATCTCCTTTTAAAGAATAATGAGCTTGAGCCTATAGGAATTGTATATATTCCTTTGTATCATAATGAATCTGCATATCTTGATGTTCTTCATCAATACATAAAATACATCCTTTTAGTAGATATTTTCCTGATTCTGTTCAGTGTCTGGATAAGCTGGGTAACTTCCAACAGTCTGGCAAAAAATATCACCAAATTCTCTGATATGATTACCCGTATTACATTATTTGAAAATGAAATGCGTCCAATCAGATATTATAAAAATGATGAGCTTAATGCATTGGCAAGAGCTTATAACAGGATGATCCTACAGATTCAGGACCAGAAGGAAAGGCTGCGTTTCAAAGCCTCGGAAGAAGCCTGGAGAGAAATGGCAAAACAGGTAGCCCATGAGGTGAAGAATCCTCTTACCCCAATGAAACTGACCATTCAGAATTTTGAGAGAAAATTTGATCCGGAAGATCCGAATATCAGGGAAAGGGTAAAGCTGATGAGCAAAACGATGGTAGACCAGATCGACCTGATTGCTACAGTAGCATCTGCTTTCTCAGAATTTGCAAAACTTCCTGAAAAAAATAATGAGGTCATTAATCTGAATACAGAAGTGGAGGATATTCTGCGTGTCTTCAATGATGACAGTATCTTCATGCATTCCAATAAAGCGAATATTATGATCAATATGGACAGGATCTACCTTTCCAGGATCATTACCAATCTCGTGACCAATGCAAAACAGGCGCAAAGTGATGAACGTAGGCTGATCATTAATGTAGATGTGGAACAGCATCAGAGAAGGGTAATGATTTCCGTACAGGACAACGGAATCGGGATTCCTGAAAATATGTATGAAAGAATCTTTGAACCTAATTTTACCTCTAAAAACAGTGGTATGGGACTCGGGCTTTCCATGGTAAGAAAGATGATCGAAGATTACAAAGGAGAGATCGCTGTGAAATCAGAAGTAGGGAAGGGGTCTACATTTACCATTACATTACCTACAAATTTATAGTGAAGCCTTTCAGATTTAAACATTTTGAAATTCAGCAGTCAAAAAATGTCTTCCGTGTAGGAACGGATGGGGTGTTGCTCGGTGCTTTAGCTGATGTGGAAAATAATGCTTCGGAAGTTCTGGAAGTCGGAACGGGAACAGGGCTGATCTCTTTGATGCTTGCCCAAAGAAACCCGGATGCATGCTTTCTTGGACTTGATATCAATGAAGATGCAGCATTGCTCACCAAAACCAATTTTGAACATTCTCCTTTTCATTCAAGGCTGAAAAATATTCATCAGGACCTTAAAACTTTTGAAGCAGGAAGAAAATTTGATCTGATTGTCTCAAATCCCCCTTATTTTGAAGAATCTGATTCGGATAAGGATAAATTGGCTCGCCAAACTGTAGAATTGAATTTCAAGCAACTTATTGAAGCTTCCGTAAGACTGCTGTCTGATCAGGGAATATTGTCTGTTATTATTCCTGCTGAAGCGGGAAGTGG
The genomic region above belongs to Chryseobacterium shigense and contains:
- the rpmF gene encoding 50S ribosomal protein L32 gives rise to the protein MAHPKRRQSSTRRDKRRTHYKAVVPQLAKDATTGELHLYHRAHWHEGKLYYRGKVVLEKEVATTEEN
- a CDS encoding tRNA1(Val) (adenine(37)-N6)-methyltransferase, whose protein sequence is MKPFRFKHFEIQQSKNVFRVGTDGVLLGALADVENNASEVLEVGTGTGLISLMLAQRNPDACFLGLDINEDAALLTKTNFEHSPFHSRLKNIHQDLKTFEAGRKFDLIVSNPPYFEESDSDKDKLARQTVELNFKQLIEASVRLLSDQGILSVIIPAEAGSGFVETALKNRLFLNRKIDIKGIEYSKTKRLVLEFSFTEKEIEVFDFVIEKSPRQYSDQYLELTKEFHVFKK
- a CDS encoding YceD family protein, translating into MDKLRNYDVSFSGLKNGKHVFKFEIDNAFFQLFDTEQEFTNPKITADVFLEKHTTFLEFEIKIHGTVELICDITNDEFNYPVEHEIKILINFGEEYDDSNEEVITIPASDHAFNVAQLIYENVQLSIPMKKISPNVTDEDLEILNRFSPKDIEESEEEEHESDPRWDALRKLKDNN
- a CDS encoding sensor histidine kinase, yielding MPINKYKGYSLRNRVFFGFLLVCFLSVVATSLVPYFVLRNNSLQQSNIDMQEKTNAVMRYLDYAVSRTLVETKDLPQVLGNKIFEIADINQHDIVIYDLKGNYLLSNNESLIDQKTIPINIVNKILSTDSRVDIKGYDKTKDAGRTSSYLLLKNNELEPIGIVYIPLYHNESAYLDVLHQYIKYILLVDIFLILFSVWISWVTSNSLAKNITKFSDMITRITLFENEMRPIRYYKNDELNALARAYNRMILQIQDQKERLRFKASEEAWREMAKQVAHEVKNPLTPMKLTIQNFERKFDPEDPNIRERVKLMSKTMVDQIDLIATVASAFSEFAKLPEKNNEVINLNTEVEDILRVFNDDSIFMHSNKANIMINMDRIYLSRIITNLVTNAKQAQSDERRLIINVDVEQHQRRVMISVQDNGIGIPENMYERIFEPNFTSKNSGMGLGLSMVRKMIEDYKGEIAVKSEVGKGSTFTITLPTNL
- a CDS encoding riboflavin synthase; translation: MFTGIIEAVGVIEKIEEKGSNIDFTLTCPFTNELKIDQSLAHNGCCLTVVEIKGDQYVVTAINETLEKTNLGKWETGTVINLERCMKMDGRLDGHIVQGHVDKTGEVTGIENKDGSFFITIRYEDNGNFVTVPQGSITVNGISLTVAKSEDTQFSVAIIPYTWEFTNMQHLKIGDKVNLEFDIIGKYIARLIKK
- the pdxA gene encoding 4-hydroxythreonine-4-phosphate dehydrogenase PdxA, whose amino-acid sequence is MSPKNHKVRVGISIGDFNGIGPEIIMKSLSDKTITDFFTPVIFGSGKLFTFQKNIFKLNLNFNYVNEASQAQAGKLNMVNLTKENVNVELGVPTEESTKMAIDSLELATEALMKGDIDVLVTAPINKDEMVKMGFKHAGHTGYFEEKFSKKGLMFLVTEDLKVAVSTHHIPIASVAENISKEKIKKQIRALNQTLIEDFCVQKPKIAVLGLNPHAGDGGVIGKEEIEIIEPAIKELSDNGILAFGPYPADSFFQPGKYRNFDAVLAMYHDQGLAPFKTLAYEEGVNYTAGLPFIRTSPDHGVAYDIAGKNIADAQSFTEAIFTAIKIFRNRTEYNDLMTNRMQPRKMAVDNGVDEDLPDEPEI